In Aspergillus fumigatus Af293 chromosome 2, whole genome shotgun sequence, a genomic segment contains:
- the gpi11 gene encoding PIG-F family protein, translating into MTSASPSPLRAANAASSAPVPPPAMKPSAPPVNILPTQLARTYSFVHPAALLAILATRFQALVADPVAEMLNTLPFLALLQVTYVMVCLPPAGSVLPSPPASPVSDGDEKEKEKEKEKEKEKEKRKLPLRAGKLPRKKNQTHAAGLSAKLTPALLSLILTFLLATPVLSLLLVLFGAPLTTHNAETVLCAAHMALLASTALIYVHGVDGAVWREVWAFARPADAVWGGALGTALGAWFGAVPIPLDWDRPWQAFPITILTGAYFGFAVGSVVCRSSWLFGKWLEFTPEQDDRDKKTE; encoded by the exons ATGACTTCAGCTTCACCCTCCCCCCTCCGCGCAGCCAATGCCGCATCCTCCGCACCAGTCCCCCCTCCAGCCATGAAACCCTCCGCTCCGCCCGTGAATATCCTCCCAACGCAACTCGCTCGCACATACTCGTTCGTGCATCCCGCCGCGCTGCTGGCCATCTTGGCTACACGGTTCCAGGCGCTGGTCGCTGACCCCGTGGCGGAAATGCTGAATACACTCCCCTTCTTGGCACTCCTGCAGGTGACATACGTGATGGTGTGTCTGCCGCCCGCGGGGTCGGTGCTgccctcgccgccggccTCTCCGGTAAGCGACGGCgacgagaaggaaaaggagaaggagaaagagaaagagaaagagaaagagaagaggaagctccCGCTTCGAGCGGGGAAGCTCCCccggaagaagaaccagACGCATGCGGCCGGTTTGTCCGCGAAGTTGACG CCtgccctcctctccctgaTCCTCACTTTCCTCCTCGCGACCCCcgtcctctccctcctcctcgttcTCTTCGGCGCCCCCCTGACAACTCACAATGCCGAGACGGTCCTCTGCGCCGCGCACATGGCGCTCCTGGCTTCGACGGCGCTGATCTACGTGCATGGTGTTGACGGCGCTGTGTGGCGCGAGGTATGGGCGTTTGCGCGCCCGGCTGATGCCGTCTGGGGCGGTGCGCTGGGAACGGCTCTCGGGGCGTGGTTTGGGGCTGTGCCGATTCCATTGGATTG GGATCGTCCATGGCAGGCTTTTCCGATTACTATCCTGACGGGTGCGTATTTCGGTTTTGCGGTGGGGTCTGTGGTTTGTCGGTCGTCATGGCTGTTTGGGAAATGGCTTGAGTTTACGCCGGAGCAGGATGATCGGGATAAGAAGACGGAGTGA